In bacterium, one DNA window encodes the following:
- a CDS encoding DUF1844 domain-containing protein, whose amino-acid sequence MSETTTPEFDKHDQSLMMLVLNLQTGTLVQLGKLADPQTGQPRRDLEGARLSIDLLDMLKAKTKGNAHPEVAGLLSRAVMDLKLNYMDELKKERQEAAPAADAGATPDTAPDPVPEPDEGGSPS is encoded by the coding sequence GTGAGCGAGACGACGACCCCGGAGTTCGACAAGCACGACCAGTCGCTGATGATGCTCGTGCTCAACCTGCAGACCGGTACCCTGGTGCAGCTCGGCAAGCTCGCCGATCCCCAGACCGGGCAGCCTCGGCGCGATCTCGAAGGCGCGCGGCTGTCGATCGACCTGCTGGACATGCTGAAGGCCAAGACGAAGGGCAACGCCCACCCCGAGGTGGCCGGCCTGCTGTCGCGCGCCGTGATGGACCTGAAGCTCAACTACATGGACGAGCTGAAGAAGGAGCGGCAGGAGGCCGCGCCGGCGGCGGACGCCGGGGCGACGCCGGACACGGCACCGGACCCGGTGCCGGAGCCGGATGAAGGGGGCTCGCCCTCTTGA